The Vigna unguiculata cultivar IT97K-499-35 chromosome 6, ASM411807v1, whole genome shotgun sequence genome contains a region encoding:
- the LOC114187451 gene encoding two-component response regulator ARR10-like: MSEGHEIHNNEETSSGCSQKCSTFDLNAEACSDDNTNGNAEEGYEFTTNDNNIEKVKEEGTSGNGSSISREGNDRRGTVRQYVRSKMPRLRWTPELHHSFVHVVERLGGQDRATPKLVLQLMNVQGLSIAHVKSHLQMYRSKKLDEVGQVLSQTYRWNQNQKLRRSVILHESMSPQQHLKMGNGGIILATQFNKHYHFPSHTDSRQQQWYINHQPFIKSIGCGQIQPKDTTTRPSKLLEEKSWLPLEIINNHQSKFQKLPAIVAPKNGSQAVQPDEWSFVNNTSVTEYLSNKSNEPRNYSNSLKLEFDPPFRIKKDEQELPNLQLGLSYSVASDGGKVDHYRETQEISTKLSLS, from the exons ATGTCAGAAGGACATGAGATTCATAACAATGAGGAAACTTCATCGGGATGTTCCCAGAAATGCTCTACATTTGACTTGAATGCAGAAGCTTGCAGTGACGATAACACTAATGGTAATGCAGAAGAGGGGTATGAGTTCACAACTAACGACAATAATATTGAGAAAGTAAAGGAGGAGGGAACTTCAGGAAATGGAAGTAGCATTTCAAGAGAAGGCAATGACAGAAGAGGAACGGTGAGACAATATGTTAGATCCAAGATGCCTCGGCTTCGGTGGACTCCTGAACTTCATCATTCATTTGTGCATGTTGTTGAAAGACTTGGTGGTCAAGACA GAGCAACACCCAAGTTGGTGCTTCAGCTAATGAATGTTCAAGGACTCAGCATTGCTCACGTCAAGAGCCACTTGCAG ATGTATCGAAGCAAGAAACTTGACGAGGTTGGGCAAG TACTAAGTCAAACCTATAGGTGGAACCAAAACCAAAAGTTACGTAGGTCTGTGATACTCCATGAGTCCATGAGTCCTCAACAACATCTTAAGATGGGGAATGGTGGAATCATTCTGGCAACTCAATTCAACAAACATTATCATTTCCCAAGTCACACTGATTCAAG GCAGCAACAATGGTACATCAATCATCAACCTTTTATAAAATCAATAGGTTGTGGCCAAATTCAGCCAAAGGATACAACTACGAGACCAAGCAAATTGCTTGAAGAAAAAAGCTGGCTTCCGTTAGAAATTATAAACAATCATCAATCCAAGTTCCAGAAGTTACCTGCCATTGTAGCTCCTAAAAATGGATCACAAGCAGTTCAGCCAGATGAATGGAGCTTCGTGAACAACACAAGCGTCACAGAATATTTATCTAACAAATCCAATGAACCTCGCAATTATTCCAACAGTTTAAAGCTAGAATTTGATCCACCATTTCGGATTAAG AAAGACGAGCAAGAATTACCGAATTTGCAACTGGGTTTGAGTTACTCAGTTGCAAGCGATGGTGGCAAGGTGGATCATTACAGAGAAACCCAAGAAATCAGCACTAAGCTTTCACTTTCTTAA
- the LOC114187929 gene encoding splicing factor 3B subunit 1, with translation MASVDPEIAKTQEERKRMEQQLASLNSVTFDTDLYGGSDKDSYLTSIPANEDDENLDAMDNEVARKLASYTAPKSLLKDMPSAPESDSDIGFRKPQRIIDREDDYRRRRLNQIISPERHDPFAAGEKTPDPSVRTYGDIMREEALKREKEETLKAISKKKKEEEAAKAAPPQQQQKRRNRWDQSQDDGGAAAAPVKKAKTSDWDMPDTTPGRWDATPTPGRVSDATPGRRNRWDETPTPGRVADSDATPAGGVTPGATPAGMTWDATPKLSGMATPTPKRQRSRWDETPATMGSATPLPGATPAAAYTPGVTPVGGIELATPTPGALQGSITPEQYNLLRWERDIEERNRPLTDEELDAMFPQEGYKILEPPASYVPIRTPARKLLATPTPLGTPLYQIPEENRGQQFDVPKEVPGGLPFMKPEDYQYFGALLNEENEEELSPDEQKERKIMKLLLKVKNGTPPQRKTALRQLTDKAREFGAGPLFNRILPLLMQPTLEDQERHLLVKVIDRVLYKLDELVRPFVHKILVVIEPLLIDEDYYARVEGREIISNLSKAAGLATMIAAMRPDIDNIDEYVRNTTARAFSVVASALGIPALLPFLKAVCQSKKSWQARHTGIKIVQQIAILIGCAVLPHLRSLVEIIEHGLNDENQKVRTITALSLAALAEAAAPYGIESFDSVLKPLWKGIRQHRGKVLAAFLKAIGFIIPLMEALYASYYTKEVMLILIREFQSPDEEMKKIVLKVVKQCVSTEGVEAEYIRNDILPEFFRNFWVRRMALDRRNYKQLVETTVEIANKVGVADIVGRIVEDLKDESEPYRRMVMETIEKVVTNLGASDIDARLEELLIDGILYAFQEQTSDDANVMLNGFGAVVNSLGQRVKSYLPQICGTIKWRLNNKSAKVRQQAADLISRIAVVMKQCHVENLMGHLGVVLYEYLGEEYPEVLGSILGALKSIVNVIGMTKMTPPIKDLLPRLTPILKNRHEKVQENCIDLVGRIADRGAEFVPAREWMRICFELLEMLKAHKKGIRRATVNTFGYIAKAIGPQDVLATLLNNLKVQERQNRVCTTVAIAIVAETCSPFTVLPALMNEYRVPELNVQNGVLKSLSFLFEYIGEMGKDYIYAVTPLLEDALMDRDLVHRQTAASAVKHMALGVAGLGCEDALVHLLNYVWPNIFETSPHVINAVMEAIEGMRVALGAAVVLNYCLQGLFHPARKVREVYWKIYNSLYIGAQDALVASYPALEDEHSNVYSRPELMMFV, from the exons ATGGCTTCGGTGGACCCCGAGATCGCGAAAACGCAGGAAGAACGGAAGCGGATGGAGCAGCAACTGGCGTCGCTTAACTCTGTCACCTTCGATACCGATCTCTACGGCGGAAGCGATAAGGACTCCTACCTCACTTCCATCCCCGCCAATGAGGATGACGAGAATCTCGACGCCATGGACAACGAGGTTGCGCGCAAGCTCGCTTCCTACACCGCCCCTAAGTCTCTCCTTAAGGACATGCCCTCCGCCCCCGAATCTGACAGCGACATCGGGTTCCGCAAGCCTCAGCGCATTATCGACCGTGAAGATGATTACCGCCGCCGTCGCCTCAACCAGATCATTTCCCCTGAGCGCCATGACCCCTTCGCCGCCGGGGAGAAGACCCCCGACCCCTCGGTGAGGACCTACGGTGATATCATGCGCGAGGAAGCCCTCAAGAGGGAGAAGGAAGAAACTCTGAAGGCCATCtccaagaagaagaaagaagaggaGGCTGCCAAGGCTGCTCCGCCGCAACAGCAGCAGAAGAGGAGGAACAGGTGGGACCAGTCTCAGGATGATGGTGGTGCTGCCGCTGCCCCTGTGAAGAAGGCCAAAACTTCTGATTGGGATATGCCGGACACAACCCCGGGGCGGTGGGATGCTACCCCGACGCCAGGAAGGGTTTCAGATGCGACACCTGGGAGGAGGAACCGGTGGGATGAAACTCCTACCCCTGGTAGAGTTGCGGATTCTGATGCAACACCTGCAG GCGGTGTTACACCTGGTGCCACACCTGCTGGTATGACTTGGGATGCTACTCCTAAACTTTCTGGGATGGCTACCCCAACTCCTAAGAGGCAAAGATCAAGGTGGGATGAAACCCCTGCTACTATGGGAAGCGCTACTCCATTGCCTGGTGCTACTCCTGCTGCGGCTTATACTCCTGGTGTTACCCCTGTTGGTGGTATTGAACTTGCTACTCCAACACCTGGGGCTTTACAAGGCTCCATCACGCCAGAGCAGTACAATTTGTTGAGGTGGGAGAGGGATATTGAAGAGAGGAATCGCCCCTTGACGGATGAGGAACTTGATGCTATGTTTCCCCAAGAGGGGTATAAGATTTTGGAGCCCCCTGCTTCGTATGTGCCCATTAGGACGCCTGCTAGGAAGCTTCTTGCCACTCCTACTCCGTTGGGGACCCCTCTCTATCAAATTCCTGAAGAGAATCGTGGGCAACAGTTTGATGTTCCAAAGGAGGTGCCTGGTGGATTGCCCTTTATGAAGCCTGAGGATTATCAGTACTTTGGGGCACTGTTGAATGAAGAGAACGAGGAGGAGTTGTCCCCAGATGAGCAGAAGGAAAGAAAGATTATGAAACTTCTGCTTAAAGTGAAGAATGGGACACCACCGCAGAGAAAGACAGCATTAAGGCAGCTTACTGATAAGGCTCGTGAGTTTGGTGCCGGACCTTTGTTTAACCGGATACTGCCGTTGCTGATGCAGCCTACACTTGAGGATCAGGAGAGGCATCTTTTGGTTAAGGTGATAGACAGGGTTTTGTATAAATTAGATGAATTGGTTCGGCCTTTTGTGCATAAGATTCTTGTTGTTATTGAACCCTTGTTGATTGATGAGGACTACTATGCCCGTGTTGAGGGGAGAGAAATAATATCTAATCTCAGTAAAGCTGCTGGGCTGGCTACAATGATTGCTGCCATGCGGCCTGATATAGATAACATTGATGAATATGTTAGGAACACTACTGCTAGGGCTTTTAGTGTTGTAGCATCTGCTCTGGGTATACCTGCACTTTTGCCATTCTTGAAGGCAGTTTGTCAGAGTAAGAAATCATGGCAAGCTAGGCACACAGGGATTAAAATTGTGCAGCAGATTGCCATTTTAATTGGTTGCGCTGTGTTGCCGCATCTTAGATCTCTTGTGGAAATTATTGAACACGGTCTGAATGATGAGAATCAGAAGGTGAGAACAATCACTGCATTGTCTCTTGCCGCCCTTGCTGAGGCAGCTGCTCCTTATGGTATTGAAAGTTTTGACTCTGTCTTGAAACCACTGTGGAAAGGTATTAGGCAACACCGTGGGAAGGTGTTGGCTGCGTTTCTTAAGGCAATTGGGTTTATTATTCCGTTGATGGAAGCTCTGTATGCCAGTTACTATACTAAGGAAGTCATGCTCATTCTGATTCGTGAATTCCAGTCACCCGatgaagaaatgaagaaaattgttttgaaaGTGGTGAAGCAATGTGTGAGTACTGAGGGTGTCGAAGCTGAATATATTAGAAATGATATCCTTCCTGAATTTTTCAGGAATTTCTGGGTTAGGAGGATGGCATTGGATAGAAGAAACTATAAGCAACTGGTGGAGACTACTGTAGAGATAGCAAACAAGGTCGGCGTTGCCGATATTGTTGGTAGAATTGTTGAAGATCTTAAAGATGAGAGTGAACCATATAGGCGAATGGTTATGGAAACTATTGAGAAGGTGGTTACTAACCTGGGGGCATCAGATATCGATGCACGGCTGGAAGAGCTTCTGATTGATGGTATTCTTTATGCATTCCAAGAGCAGACCAGTGATGACGCCAATGTGATGCTCAATGGATTTGGTGCAGTTGTAAACTCACTTGGGCAGAGAGTGAAGTCGTATCTTCCACAGATTTGTGGTACCATCAAGTGGCGATTGAACAACAAGAGTGCAAAGGTGAGACAGCAAGCAGCAGATCTCATTTCAAGGATTGCTGTTGTCATGAAGCAGTGCCACGTGGAAAATTTGATGGGTCATCTTGGTGTTGTCCTATATGAGTATTTGGGAGAAGAGTATCCCGAGGTTTtgggatcaattcttggagctctCAAATCAATTGTCAATGTTATCGGTATGACAAAGATGACTCCACCTATTAAGGATTTACTTCCAAGGTTGACTCCGATTTTGAAGAATAGACATGAGAAAGTCCAGGAGAATTGTATTGACCTTGTGGGAAGAATTGCTGATCGCGGTGCTGAGTTTGTACCTGCAAGAGAGTGGATGAGAATTTGTTTTGAGCTGCTTGAGATGCTTAAGGCACACAAGAAAGGAATCCGTAGAGCTACAGTGAACACTTTTGGTTATATAGCAAAGGCCATTGGTCCACAAGATGTCCTAGCAACTCTGTTAAATAATCTCAAGGTTCAGGAGAGGCAGAATCGTGTGTGCACTACTGTAGCTATTGCAATTGTTGCAGAAACATGTTCACCCTTCACAGTTTTACCGGCTTTGATGAATGAGTATCGTGTCCCAGAACTTAATGTGCAAAACGGTGTGCTGAAGTCCCTGTCTTTCCTATTTGAGTACATTGGCGAAATGGGGAAAGACTACATCTATGCTGTGACTCCGTTGCTGGAGGATGCTCTTATGGACAGGGATTTGGTTCACAGGCAGACTGCTGCATCTGCTGTGAAGCACATGGCATTGGGAGTGGCTGGTTTGGGTTGTGAGGATGCACTGGTACATTTGCTGAATTATGTGTGGCCAAACATTTTTGAAACATCTCCGCATGTGATTAATGCTGTGATGGAAGCAATTGAAGGAATGAGAGTAGCCTTGGGGGCGGCCGTAGTTCTGAATTACTGTCTGCAAGGGCTGTTCCATCCTGCCCGGAAAGTTAGGGAGGTATATTGGAAGATTTACAACTCTTTATATATTGGAGCTCAAGATGCTCTTGTAGCATCATACCCTGCCTTGGAGGATGAGCACAGCAATGTATACAGTAGGCCAGAGTTGATGATGTTCGTCTAG
- the LOC114188121 gene encoding uncharacterized protein LOC114188121: MAERKLNINAPLMSVRRASATSPSLTEARKKILEKRHSLPYHKSDTTLDQVTKPVAVPFNWEHIPGRRKGNGGSEPHPPKATSITPSPRLPPGNSTNATKQPSERENKSASKFKSSNKSKSFNVSVAKVDTEKERKAEKIEKIVENRRSNVRYDDDDDNDAFSDALETLSHTESFSMNCSVSGVSGLESMGANKSGTFSTDQQTIDFMMSRFLPAAKAMTLQPPQYSSKKQSVLVEQQPRDISKFIREEKKPLSNKHNTAIIPYTGQSQEEESEDEGDDNEYDNSSNIAAKGCGLLPQLHIRNSLCLLNPVAAMKMKSQVSLPSASEVVKPNKTSHIRSFSPVPAVKKAWDAIHRNKSNSRAPSPDKQEGKKKLTSESNRFNYSGELLPGRLSPFRRSRAAATGISPSRRPQSPFRGVKLLGDSKEAENYKFGKVKFHSGVLGNVQDVMFQGNKKTSYSGSLTLEKTLYIDTVSTANLPSSNVSSLDNKRRVDTMVADLERRRGKESNSSIGSSGDIKQVQYAVEEKVTFDTEVLNSLDSIPPSLYRILNPTAKEGKTEGLTTDQNINQEPESLSLFQGTLVEDSKINAQQIVLVNDSGKHSADSVVSPLPPPLPKSPSESWLWRALPLVSVKNSFLHSSQGTQSQAKRHDSNATSGNLKWETIVKTSNLHHDHVRYSQELPTHKSKH; encoded by the exons atggCTGAAAGGAAATTGAATATCAATGCCCCTCTCATGTCTGTGAGACGTGCTTCTGCCACATCACCGTCCTTGACGGAAGCAAGGAAAAAGATTCTAGAGAAACGTCACAGTCTTCCATACCACAAATCAGACACGACCTTGGATCAGGTAACAAAACCAGTTGCAGTTCCTTTCAATTGGGAGCATATCCCTGGAAGACGCAAGGGCAATGGTGGATCTGAGCCTCATCCCCCCAAGGCCACTTCAATCACTCCAAGCCCAAGGCTTCCTCCGGGAAATTCAACCAATGCTACCAAACAACCATCGGAAAGGGAAAATAAATCTGCGAGTAAATTCAAGTCCTCAAATAAGTCCAAGTCCTTCAACGTCAGTGTGGCAAAAGTAGACAccgagaaagagagaaaagcaGAGAAGATAGAGAAAATAGTTGAGAACAGAAGGTCCAATGTAAggtatgatgatgatgatgataatgatgCTTTTTCAGATGCTCTTGAAACACTGTCACATACAGAATCATTCTCCATGAACTGTAGTGTGAGTGGTGTAAGCGGGTTAGAAAGTATGGGCGCAAACAAGTCTGGAACCTTTTCCACAGATCAACAAACTATAGACTTCATGATGAGCCGATTCTTGCCCGCTGCAAAGGCTATGACTCTTCAGCCTCCTCAATATTCTTCAAAAAAGCAATCTGTACTAGTAGAACAACAACCTAGAGATATTAGCAAATTCATTCGCGAGGAAAAGAAGCCATTGTCTAATAAGCACAACACTGCCATTATACCATACACTGGCCAAAGTcaagaggaagaaagtgaagaCGAAGGTGATGATAACGAATATGACAACTCTTCTAATATTGCAGCCAAAGGCTGCGGGTTGCTACCTCAATTACATATCAGGAATTCATTGTGCTTATTGAATCCTGTGGCTGCGATGAAAATGAAAAGCCAGGTTTCCTTGCCTTCAGCCAGTGAGGTTGTGAAACCTAACAAAACTTCTCATATTAGATCTTTCAGCCCTGTTCCAGCTGTAAAGAAG GCTTGGGATGCAATTCACAGGAATAAATCTAACTCCAGGGCACCATCACCTGACAAGCAAGAGGGTAAAAAGAAATTGACAAGTGAATCAAACAGATTTAACTATTCAGGTGAATTGCTTCCAGGTAGACTCTCTCCCTTCCGTCGCTCAAGAGCAGCTGCTACTGGTATATCTCCCTCTCGAAGACCTCAATCTCCCTTTCGTGGCGTCAAGTTGCTTGGTGATTCTAAAGAGGCTGAAAATTACAAGTTTGGCAAGGTGAAATTCCACAGCGGTGTGCTTGGAAATGTTCAAGATGTGATGTTCCaaggaaacaaaaaaacttCGTATTCGGGTAGTCTCACTCTTGAAAAGACATTGTACATAGATACAGTCAGCACAGCGAATTTACCATCTTCAAATGTAAGTTCTTTGGATAACAAACGGAGGGTAGATACCATGGTTGCAGACTTAGAGAGAAGAAGGGGGAAAGAAAGTAATTCCTCCATAGGATCTTCTGGAGATATAAAACAAGTACAATATGCTGTGGAAGAAAAGGTCACGTTTGATACTGAAGTGTTAAACTCTTTAGATTCCATTCCACCAAGTTTGTATAGAATTTTGAATCCCACAGCCAAAGAAGGCAAAACTGAAGGATTGACAACCGATCAAAATATTAACCAAGAACCCGAGTCCTTGTCACTTTTTCAAGGGACATTAGTTGAAGATTCAAAGATCAATGCCCAGCAAATTGTTCTAGTTAATGACTCAGGAAAGCATAGTGCTGATTCTGTCGTGTCTCCTCTTCCCCCACCATTACCAAAATCACCTTCCGAGTCCTGGCTTTGGCGTGCCCTGCCTTTAGTTTCTGTGAAGAATTCTTTCCTGCACTCGAGTCAAGGGACTCAATCCCAAGCTAAGAGGCATGATTCTAATGCAACATCTGGTAATCTCAAGTGGGAAACAATAGTGAAAACTTCAAATTTGCATCATGATCATGTACGCTATTCTCAG GAACTTCCGACGCATAAATCTAAGCACTAA
- the LOC114187930 gene encoding LOW QUALITY PROTEIN: abscisic acid receptor PYL12-like (The sequence of the model RefSeq protein was modified relative to this genomic sequence to represent the inferred CDS: deleted 2 bases in 1 codon) gives MLCKPNLETPTTKAMVNTYHTSKLCSNQCGSSLVQTIDAPLPLVWSLIRRFENPQGYKLFVKKCTMVAGDGGIGSVREVMVTSGLPAGVSVERLDKLDDEKHVLKFSIIGGDHRLANYSSTITLHEEEEKYGKTVAIESYVVDVPAGSSGEDTCCFANTIIACNLRSLAKITEQMVCK, from the exons ATGCTTTGCAAGCCAAATTTAGAGACTCCAACAACAAAAGCTATGGTCAACACCTACCACACCTCCAAACTCTGTTCAAACCAGTGTGGTTCTAGCCTTGTGCAGACAATCGACGCACCTTTACCTCTGGTGTGGTCCCTCATTCGGCGCTTTGAGAACCCACAGGGTTACAAACTCTTCGTCAAGAAGTGCACCATGGTCGCCGGTGATGGTGGCATTGGAAGTGTACGTGAGGTGATGGTCACGTCCGGGTTACCGGCCGGTGTGAGTGTGGAGAGGTTAGACAAGCTTGATGATGAGAAACATGTGTTAAAGTTTAGCATAATTGGCGGCGATCACAGGCTTGCGAATTACAGTTCGACGATAACTTTgcatgaagaagaagagaaatatGGG AAGACGGTGGCGATTGAGTCGTACGTGGTGGATGTTCCGGCGGGAAGTAGTGGTGAAGACACGTGCTGCTTTGCGAATACCATCATAGCTTGCAATCTTAGGTCCTTGGCTAAGATCACAGAACAAATGGTTTGTAAGTGA
- the LOC114186868 gene encoding low-temperature-induced cysteine proteinase-like, with translation MSYQLKTQLVFLFLVWGSWAFLCYGLPSEYSILALDLDKFPSEEGVVELFQRWKEEHRKFYKHPEEAKLRLENFKRNLKYIVEKNAKRNSPYGHSLGLNRFADMSNEEFRHKFISKDDSCEDAPYTLDWRKKGVVTGVKDQGHCGSCWAFSSTGAIEGINAIATGDLVSLSEQELVDCDSTNDGCYGGYMDYAFEWVMHNGGIDSETDYPYTGVERRCNVTKEKTKVVSIDGYSDVGQSDNSLLCATVKQPISVAIDGSSRDFQLYTGGIYDGHCSSDPDDIDHAVLIVGYGSEDDEDYWIVKNSWGTSWGMEGYIYIRRNTHLKYGVCAINYMASYPTKEPTAPSPSSPPSPPSPSPPQPLPPPPPPPPPPPPPPIRCGEYSYCSAHETCCCLHQYFDFCFVYGCCEYENAVCCHGTEYCCPSDFPICVTEHGLCLKHHRDLIGVAAKKKKLGSHKLPWTKLEQTEKTFQPLQMRNVFAAIL, from the exons ATGAGCTACCAGCTGAAAACTCAACTGGTTTTTCTCTTCCTTGTTTGGGGTTCATGGGCATTTCTGTGCTATGGTCTCCCGAGTGAGTACTCCATATTGGCCCTCGACCTTGACAAGTTTCCTTCAGAGGAAGGGGTGGTGGAGCTGTTTCAACGATGGAAGGAGGAGCACCGAAAGTTTTACAAACACCCTGAAGAAGCAAAGTTAAGGTTGGAGAATTTCAAGAGAAACTTGAAATACATCGTAGAGAAGAATGCAAAGCGAAATTCTCCTTACGGGCACAGTCTAGGATTGAACAGGTTTGCTGACATGAGCAATGAAGAGTTCAGGCATAAGTTTATTTCAAAG GATGACTCATGCGAAGATGCACCTTACACTTTGGATTGGAGGAAGAAGGGTGTTGTGACTGGTGTCAAGGACCAAGGACACTGTG GTAGTTGTTGGGCATTCTCTTCTACTGGAGCCATAGAAGGAATAAATGCAATTGCGACAGGGGACCTTGTTAGCCTTTCAGAACAGGAACTTGTGGACTGTGATAGTACTAACGATGGATGTTATGGAGGATACATGGATTATGCTTTTGAATGGGTTATGCACAATGGTGGAATCGACTCAGAAACTGATTATCCATACACTGGTGTAGAGCGTAGATGCAATGTCACGAAG GAGAAAACAAAGGTTGTTAGCATTGATGGCTACTCCGATGTGGGGCAATCAGATAATTCCCTGTTGTGTGCTACAGTGAAGCAACCTATCAGTGTTGCTATAGATGGTTCTTCAAGGGATTTCCAACTATACACCGGT GGTATCTATGATGGACATTGCTCAAGTGATCCAGATGATATTGATCATGCAGTTTTAATTGTTGGTTATGGCTCAGAGGATGATGAAGATTACTGGATTGTAAAGAATTCATGGGGAACCTCATGGGGAATGGAAGGGTACATTTATATCAGAAGGAATACTCACTTAAAATATGGAGTGTGTGCAATCAATTACATGGCATCTTACCCTACCAAAGAGCCCACTGCTCCATCCCCAAGTAGTCCTCCATCACCGCCTTCACCGTCGCCACCGCAACCACTACCACCTCCGCCGCCACCTCCgcctccaccaccacctccaccaaTTAGATGTGGAGAATACTCATATTGTTCAGCTCATGAGACATGTTGTTGCCTTCATCAGTATTTTGATTTCTGCTTCGTTTATGGTTGCTGTGAATATGAGAATGCTGTGTGTTGCCATGGAACCGAGTATTGTTGCCCTAGTGATTTCCCCATTTGTGTTACTGAACATGGACTCTGTCTCAAG CATCATAGAGATTTGATCGGAGTTGCtgcaaagaagaagaagttggGAAGTCACAAGTTACCATGGACTAAATTAGAACAAACGGAAAAGACATTTCAACCCCTTCAGATGAGGAATGTTTTTGCTGCAATCCTTTGA